A genomic segment from Arcobacter acticola encodes:
- a CDS encoding OadG family protein — MEINLIAESVKFMFLGMGVVFAFLTIMIFVLKAQGAILTKYFPAENKVANVTPKSTNKQTDNAKIAAVIAAVQHHKNLKG, encoded by the coding sequence ATGGAAATAAACTTAATCGCAGAATCAGTAAAGTTCATGTTCTTAGGTATGGGTGTAGTATTTGCATTCCTAACAATAATGATATTTGTACTAAAAGCACAAGGTGCAATTTTGACAAAATATTTTCCAGCAGAAAATAAAGTAGCAAATGTAACACCAAAAAGTACAAATAAACAAACAGATAACGCAAAAATAGCAGCAGTAATAGCAGCTGTACAACATCATAAAAATCTAAAGGGTTAA
- a CDS encoding AraC family transcriptional regulator, translating to MKKETLQKRTKIANDIMYYIYTHIETNIDIEELSIDLGISKFHMHRIFKEAFGKNIYESIKSIRLQKASNLLLTNKYSTISNIVNQCGYSSQSSFIKIFKDRFEMTPKEWKNGGYKEYSQKILQQSQRASQSKADFKDIVPTIVKMPAIESYYIRNKGYNINIKETWQKLQTWILTNDIISYKRIALFHDNPTITPLNECQYIGCVMVEDNQEVKSDRLPKFKIAEGVYAKFDLKGKTGDVLPFIHWVYHEWLPKNEYETTTKPSYAIYNKIDFLDESNEFDLSFYVSINF from the coding sequence ATGAAAAAAGAAACATTACAAAAAAGAACAAAAATAGCAAATGATATAATGTATTATATTTATACTCATATAGAAACGAATATTGACATAGAAGAACTTAGTATTGATTTAGGTATTAGTAAATTTCATATGCATAGAATTTTTAAAGAAGCCTTTGGAAAAAACATTTATGAAAGTATCAAATCAATAAGACTTCAAAAAGCATCAAATTTACTTTTAACAAATAAATATTCCACTATTTCAAATATAGTAAACCAATGTGGATATTCATCTCAATCTTCATTTATTAAAATATTTAAAGATAGATTTGAAATGACGCCAAAAGAATGGAAAAATGGAGGATATAAAGAGTATTCTCAAAAAATATTACAACAATCACAAAGGGCTAGTCAATCTAAAGCTGATTTTAAAGACATAGTTCCAACTATTGTAAAAATGCCTGCTATTGAGAGTTATTATATTAGGAATAAAGGTTACAACATAAATATAAAAGAAACATGGCAAAAACTTCAAACATGGATTCTTACAAATGATATTATTTCATATAAAAGAATCGCACTTTTTCATGATAATCCTACAATCACTCCTTTAAATGAATGTCAATATATTGGATGTGTTATGGTTGAAGATAATCAAGAGGTTAAAAGTGATAGATTACCAAAATTTAAAATAGCAGAGGGTGTTTATGCAAAGTTTGATTTAAAGGGAAAAACTGGAGATGTTTTACCTTTTATTCATTGGGTTTATCATGAATGGTTACCTAAAAATGAATATGAAACTACTACAAAACCATCTTATGCCATCTATAATAAAATAGATTTTTTAGATGAGTCCAATGAGTTTGATTTAAGCTTTTATGTTTCTATAAACTTTTGA
- a CDS encoding calcium/sodium antiporter — MILYLAAIIAGFAILVWSADKFVEGAASTAKHLGMPSLLIGILIVGFGTSAPEMVVSAIAAMEGNPALALGNALGSNIVNIALILGITAIVAPITVNSKIVKKEIPLLLLIVLASGYLLLDNSLTLGEGIVLISGFFTLIAWSIVSAFRGRGDTLEAEMDSELIEHEMTLKAGIIWLIIGLVLLIASSRLLVWGAVGVAHEFGVSDLIIGLTIVALGTSLPELAASVIAARKGEHDIAIGNVVGSNMFNILAVIGIATIIAPMNGIPVEVLNRDWIVMFVLTIALLVMSYGFRNKEGKITRFEGMILVVCYIAYNSYLGMTLSGSL; from the coding sequence ATGATTTTATATTTAGCAGCTATTATAGCTGGATTTGCAATTCTCGTTTGGAGTGCAGATAAATTTGTAGAAGGTGCTGCATCAACTGCAAAACATTTGGGAATGCCTAGTTTATTAATAGGTATTTTAATAGTAGGATTTGGAACAAGTGCCCCTGAAATGGTTGTATCTGCAATAGCAGCAATGGAGGGAAATCCAGCCCTTGCTTTAGGAAATGCATTAGGTTCAAATATTGTTAATATTGCTTTAATTCTAGGGATTACAGCAATAGTTGCTCCAATTACAGTAAATTCGAAGATTGTAAAAAAAGAGATTCCTTTACTTTTATTAATTGTATTAGCAAGTGGATATTTACTTTTAGATAATTCATTAACACTAGGTGAAGGAATAGTTTTAATAAGTGGTTTCTTTACTTTAATTGCATGGTCAATTGTTTCTGCTTTTAGAGGAAGAGGAGATACTTTAGAAGCTGAAATGGATAGTGAATTAATTGAACATGAAATGACTTTAAAAGCTGGAATTATTTGGCTTATTATTGGGCTTGTGTTATTAATTGCAAGTTCTAGACTTCTTGTTTGGGGTGCAGTGGGTGTTGCTCATGAATTTGGAGTTAGTGATTTAATTATTGGACTTACAATTGTAGCTCTTGGAACTTCTTTACCAGAATTAGCAGCATCTGTGATAGCAGCACGTAAAGGTGAACATGATATTGCTATTGGAAATGTAGTTGGTTCTAATATGTTTAATATCCTAGCTGTAATTGGAATTGCAACTATTATTGCTCCTATGAATGGAATTCCAGTAGAAGTATTAAATAGAGACTGGATCGTGATGTTTGTATTAACAATAGCTCTTTTAGTAATGTCTTATGGATTTAGAAATAAAGAGGGAAAAATCACAAGATTTGAAGGTATGATTCTTGTAGTTTGTTATATCGCTTATAATAGTTATTTAGGAATGACTTTATCTGGCTCTTTATAA
- a CDS encoding sodium ion-translocating decarboxylase subunit beta, with translation MKKSILISFLLIFSLFTTNIFASQSVDVVENTTEKPAYHSKTMGELVESFYATTGIKALLQPQAGVLDSHGHEMSFFAQGAGRIIMIIICFLLFYLAIKKGFEPLLLIPIGFGGLLANIPIANMAGPGGMLGIIYDMGITNQFFPLLIFMGVGAMTDFGPLLANPKTALLGGAAQFGIFGSLVGAVVLSQYFPGIDFTLEQAAAISIIGGADGPTSIFIASRLAPELLGAIAVAAYSYMALVPIIQPPIMRALTTMNERKIKMPASRKVSKLEKIVFPLVVLTLTILILPDAAPLIGALCFGNFAKESGVVDRLSDTMQNALINVVTIFLGLGVGSKLASEQFLVAETMGIMIIGLLAFSAGTAMGVIMAKLMNLVSSKDNQINPLIGAAGVSAVPMAARVVSKEGQLYDKSNILLMHAMGPNVAGVIGSAVAAGVLLSIFK, from the coding sequence ATGAAAAAAAGTATATTAATTTCTTTTCTTCTTATCTTTAGTTTGTTTACAACAAATATCTTTGCTTCACAAAGTGTAGATGTTGTAGAAAATACTACAGAAAAACCAGCATACCATTCAAAAACAATGGGTGAATTAGTAGAATCATTTTATGCTACAACGGGAATAAAAGCATTGCTTCAACCCCAAGCTGGTGTATTAGATTCTCATGGTCATGAAATGTCTTTCTTTGCTCAAGGTGCAGGAAGAATTATTATGATAATAATCTGTTTTTTATTGTTTTATTTAGCAATTAAAAAAGGATTTGAACCATTACTATTAATTCCAATTGGATTTGGTGGTTTATTAGCAAATATACCAATTGCTAATATGGCAGGACCAGGTGGAATGTTAGGAATTATTTATGATATGGGTATTACAAATCAATTCTTTCCATTATTAATCTTTATGGGTGTAGGAGCTATGACAGACTTTGGTCCACTATTAGCTAATCCAAAAACTGCATTATTGGGTGGTGCTGCTCAATTTGGTATCTTTGGATCATTAGTGGGAGCTGTTGTACTTTCACAATATTTCCCAGGGATTGATTTTACACTAGAACAAGCTGCTGCTATTTCTATTATTGGAGGAGCTGATGGACCAACATCTATTTTTATAGCTTCTAGATTAGCACCTGAATTACTAGGAGCAATTGCAGTTGCTGCATACTCATATATGGCATTAGTACCAATTATACAACCGCCAATTATGAGAGCATTAACTACAATGAATGAAAGAAAAATTAAGATGCCAGCTTCAAGAAAGGTATCAAAATTAGAGAAAATTGTATTCCCATTGGTAGTATTAACTTTAACTATTTTAATACTTCCAGATGCAGCACCATTAATTGGAGCACTATGCTTTGGAAATTTTGCAAAAGAATCAGGAGTTGTTGATAGACTTTCTGATACAATGCAAAATGCATTAATCAATGTTGTAACTATTTTCTTAGGATTAGGTGTTGGTTCAAAACTAGCATCAGAGCAATTCTTAGTAGCAGAGACAATGGGAATTATGATCATAGGTCTTTTAGCGTTCTCAGCAGGTACTGCTATGGGTGTTATAATGGCTAAGTTAATGAATTTAGTTAGCTCAAAAGATAATCAGATAAATCCTTTGATTGGAGCAGCAGGAGTATCAGCTGTACCAATGGCAGCAAGGGTAGTAAGTAAAGAAGGTCAACTTTATGACAAATCGAACATTTTATTAATGCATGCGATGGGTCCTAATGTTGCTGGGGTTATTGGTTCAGCAGTCGCTGCTGGTGTACTTTTATCGATATTTAAATAA
- a CDS encoding biotin attachment protein: MSKKYIDIMDTTFRDGFQSVFGGRVLMNDFFPAVEAAKEAGITHFEFGGGARFQSLFFYLQENAFEMMDKFREIVGPDANLQTLARGINTVMLDTGSRELIDLHAKMFAKHGTTTIRNFDALNDVQNLEYSAECIKKYGLNHEVVVTLMDLPPGCFGAHDVPFYEKTLRQILDSGLPFDSICFKDASGTSSPQKIYETIQMARNLVGYDTHIRLHTHETAGVSVACYLAALDAGADGIDLAASPVSGGTSQPDILTMLHAVKGKNYDLGGLEIEKVLKYQETLKHCLKDYFIPPEATQVSPLIPFSPMPGGALTANTQMMRDNGTLDKFPEVIKAMREVVERGGYGTSVTPVSQFYWQQAYANVMFGPWKQIAPGYGKMVLGYFGKTPVPADPEIIALAAEKLKLDPTSENPLDIADRDEKKKISVWKQRLEMEGIEASEENIFIAAACDEKGIAFLKGESPLNVRKNDNVCDNDKDCKLGEKDMANASGNYTVIVDGQKFNVTIAEGNDANIQVTPVSNTTSAPVTAAPVAASAAPVSSNGNGTEVPAAVNGAVWKILVKEGDMVEADQQIMILEAMKMEIDINAPVAGKITKILVNNTQSVEEGQTLAIIG, translated from the coding sequence ATGTCTAAAAAATATATAGATATCATGGACACTACTTTTAGAGATGGATTCCAATCTGTCTTTGGAGGAAGAGTTTTAATGAATGATTTCTTTCCAGCTGTAGAAGCTGCAAAAGAAGCCGGAATAACTCACTTTGAGTTTGGTGGAGGAGCTAGGTTCCAATCGTTGTTCTTCTATCTGCAAGAGAACGCATTTGAAATGATGGATAAATTTAGGGAAATAGTAGGCCCTGATGCAAACTTACAAACTTTGGCTCGTGGTATAAATACAGTTATGCTAGATACGGGTTCAAGAGAACTAATCGACTTACATGCTAAAATGTTTGCCAAACATGGTACAACAACTATTCGAAACTTTGATGCTTTAAATGATGTTCAAAATCTTGAATATAGTGCAGAATGTATTAAAAAATATGGTCTAAACCATGAAGTAGTAGTTACTTTAATGGACTTGCCTCCAGGTTGCTTTGGTGCTCATGATGTACCTTTCTATGAAAAAACTCTAAGACAAATTCTTGATAGTGGTTTACCATTTGATTCAATCTGCTTTAAAGATGCTTCAGGAACAAGTTCTCCTCAAAAAATCTATGAAACAATACAAATGGCTAGAAATCTAGTTGGATATGATACTCATATTAGACTTCATACCCATGAAACAGCAGGTGTTTCAGTTGCTTGTTATTTAGCTGCACTTGATGCTGGTGCTGATGGTATTGATTTAGCTGCCTCTCCAGTTAGTGGTGGAACTTCTCAACCTGATATCCTAACTATGTTACACGCAGTTAAAGGTAAGAATTATGATTTAGGTGGTTTAGAAATTGAAAAAGTTCTAAAATACCAAGAAACATTAAAACACTGTTTAAAAGATTACTTTATTCCACCAGAAGCTACTCAAGTATCTCCTTTAATTCCTTTCTCTCCAATGCCAGGTGGAGCATTAACTGCTAATACTCAAATGATGAGAGATAATGGAACACTAGATAAATTCCCTGAAGTAATTAAAGCAATGAGAGAAGTAGTTGAGCGTGGTGGATATGGTACATCTGTAACTCCAGTTTCTCAATTTTATTGGCAACAAGCATACGCTAATGTAATGTTTGGTCCTTGGAAACAAATTGCTCCTGGTTATGGAAAAATGGTATTAGGTTACTTTGGTAAAACTCCAGTTCCTGCTGATCCTGAAATTATTGCTCTTGCAGCAGAAAAATTAAAACTAGATCCAACTAGTGAAAATCCTTTAGATATCGCTGATAGAGATGAAAAGAAAAAAATCTCTGTTTGGAAACAAAGATTAGAAATGGAAGGTATAGAAGCTAGTGAAGAGAATATCTTTATTGCTGCTGCTTGTGATGAAAAAGGAATTGCATTCTTAAAAGGTGAATCACCTTTAAATGTTAGAAAAAATGATAATGTTTGTGATAATGATAAAGATTGTAAATTAGGAGAAAAAGATATGGCAAATGCAAGTGGAAACTATACAGTAATAGTTGATGGTCAAAAATTTAATGTAACAATAGCTGAGGGTAATGATGCAAATATTCAAGTAACTCCTGTTTCTAATACAACATCAGCTCCAGTAACAGCTGCTCCAGTTGCTGCAAGTGCTGCACCTGTATCTTCAAATGGAAATGGAACTGAAGTTCCAGCTGCTGTTAATGGTGCTGTTTGGAAGATTTTAGTAAAAGAAGGTGATATGGTTGAAGCTGATCAACAAATTATGATTCTTGAAGCTATGAAAATGGAAATAGATATTAATGCTCCTGTTGCTGGAAAGATTACTAAAATATTAGTAAATAATACACAATCTGTTGAAGAGGGACAAACATTAGCCATTATTGGTTAA